One window of Paenibacillus sp. FSL K6-3182 genomic DNA carries:
- a CDS encoding fatty acid desaturase, whose translation MTELKHAHLKKEVAPFEKTDLKSSIRQLINTLVPLVLLWYASYYSLSISYWLTAPLVLLTSGFVIRTFIIFHDCCHGSFFKSKKANDIIGTITGVITLVPYRQWKNSHSIHHATSSNLDKRGVGDLWILTVEEYAAAPLMRRFAYRMYRHPLVMFGLGPIGVFLIQYRFNIKGARRKERMNTYLTNALIVGSYALLIWAIGWQAFLLVQGPVFFVSGLLGIWLFYVQHQFEDSYFENEDEWSYVKAAVDGSSYYKLPKVLQWITGNIGFHHVHHLSPKVPNYNLEKAHNATPPLHKATTITISESLESLQFRLWDESDKKFVSFKGIKHRLRKAKASSEKIKATQASLKFK comes from the coding sequence ATGACAGAGCTTAAACATGCTCACTTGAAAAAAGAAGTTGCCCCATTTGAGAAAACGGATTTAAAGTCGAGTATCAGACAGCTTATTAACACCTTAGTGCCACTCGTTCTGCTCTGGTATGCCTCTTACTATAGTCTTTCCATATCGTACTGGCTTACTGCTCCGTTGGTGCTGCTTACTTCTGGTTTCGTCATTCGTACATTCATCATCTTTCATGACTGTTGTCACGGATCGTTTTTCAAAAGCAAAAAAGCAAACGATATCATAGGTACAATTACAGGCGTCATTACGCTTGTCCCTTATAGACAGTGGAAAAATTCACATTCTATCCATCACGCAACAAGCAGCAACCTCGATAAACGGGGCGTTGGCGATTTGTGGATTTTAACGGTGGAAGAATACGCAGCAGCGCCGCTTATGCGCCGGTTTGCATATCGTATGTATCGTCATCCGCTAGTTATGTTTGGACTTGGTCCAATCGGTGTTTTCCTTATTCAATACCGCTTTAATATTAAAGGTGCTAGACGCAAGGAACGGATGAACACTTATTTAACAAATGCTTTGATCGTAGGCTCTTACGCGCTGCTTATCTGGGCAATCGGTTGGCAAGCATTCCTGCTTGTTCAAGGTCCTGTGTTTTTTGTATCGGGTCTGCTCGGCATATGGTTGTTTTATGTACAGCATCAATTTGAGGATTCTTATTTTGAAAATGAAGACGAGTGGAGTTATGTGAAAGCTGCCGTTGACGGAAGCTCTTACTACAAGCTGCCTAAAGTGCTGCAATGGATTACAGGCAACATCGGCTTCCACCACGTTCATCATTTGAGCCCAAAGGTTCCGAACTATAACTTGGAAAAAGCGCATAATGCAACGCCGCCGCTTCACAAAGCGACGACGATTACGATCAGCGAAAGCTTAGAATCGCTCCAGTTCCGTCTTTGGGATGAATCAGACAAAAAATTTGTCAGCTTCAAAGGGATCAAGCATCGTCTTCGTAAAGCAAAAGCATCATCTGAGAAAATAAAAGCTACACAAGCAAGCTTGAAATTTAAATAA
- a CDS encoding ATP-binding protein, whose translation MSDHNDRDDLADRRRSKLKVLRFDNNGKDLVESEKPDETFADVGGLEDVKKKIRMNFILPLKQPELFAAYGKEAGGSLLLYGPPGCGKTFLARAVAGEIDANFMHIELQAILGMYVGQSENNLHDIFEKARENKPCVIFIDELDAMGGSRNQMRQHHDRILVNQLLMELDGLRTYNDQVFVIGATNTPWYLDSALRRPGRFNHMIFVPPPEESERTTILQLKLAGKPLSSLDLNKISKETKHFSGADLEQIVKDAVESALERTLDIGEIQPISQDDLKKAAKNRKATTLDWFATAKNYATFSDINQDYQIVLDYMKQSGLK comes from the coding sequence ATGTCCGATCATAACGACCGTGATGATCTTGCTGATCGACGCCGCAGTAAGCTGAAGGTGCTTCGATTTGATAATAACGGTAAAGATTTAGTTGAATCCGAAAAGCCTGATGAAACCTTTGCGGACGTAGGCGGGCTTGAGGATGTTAAGAAAAAAATACGCATGAATTTCATATTGCCATTGAAGCAGCCTGAGCTGTTTGCAGCCTACGGCAAAGAAGCGGGCGGCAGCCTTCTGCTCTACGGGCCTCCAGGCTGCGGCAAAACCTTTCTTGCGCGAGCGGTTGCTGGAGAAATAGATGCTAATTTCATGCACATTGAGCTGCAAGCTATTCTAGGCATGTACGTCGGTCAAAGCGAAAACAATTTGCATGACATTTTTGAGAAGGCTCGGGAAAATAAACCATGCGTCATCTTTATTGATGAGCTTGACGCGATGGGCGGCAGCCGCAATCAGATGCGTCAACATCATGACCGCATACTCGTCAATCAGCTTCTGATGGAGCTTGATGGACTTCGTACGTACAATGATCAAGTATTTGTCATCGGTGCGACGAATACGCCTTGGTACCTTGACTCCGCGCTGCGCAGACCCGGAAGATTTAATCATATGATTTTTGTACCGCCGCCTGAAGAATCGGAGCGTACAACCATCCTGCAGCTAAAGCTAGCTGGAAAGCCGCTTTCCTCGCTTGATTTAAATAAAATCTCGAAGGAGACCAAACATTTCTCAGGAGCGGATCTGGAGCAAATCGTGAAGGATGCCGTTGAGAGCGCACTGGAGCGTACACTCGATATTGGAGAAATTCAGCCCATATCTCAGGACGATTTGAAAAAAGCTGCGAAAAACCGAAAGGCGACCACTCTCGATTGGTTTGCCACAGCCAAAAACTATGCTACGTTCAGCGATATTAATCAGGACTATCAAATCGTTCTCGATTATATGAAACAAAGCGGTTTGAAATAA
- a CDS encoding tetratricopeptide repeat protein produces MMEIEEEMTSKRYERIQQLMGWKKFKEASVEALALIQDTPEDPYAYALFGQVSLYMDNLDQALHWTEQSLQRDPENELAWFVRSNAFYSMENWKAALESIAEGQRIDPYEPHYYFLLANIYNKTRRYEEARDLLLKGLEISPENSLYLANLSYNEALLNHFAESKMLANQALRLDVESDMVYLYLAWSAERRNDYDDYLLMLKNAIRLDPEDKQIRQEFLEGLQKNYKFYRIMLLPGNILKKLKPWQVLLIWIVIWIVFKPLVILFIILYVATHWITRLLVHVKVFGWKRRR; encoded by the coding sequence ATGATGGAAATAGAAGAAGAAATGACCAGTAAACGATACGAGCGAATACAACAGCTCATGGGTTGGAAAAAGTTTAAGGAAGCTTCTGTTGAGGCGCTTGCGCTAATTCAGGATACTCCAGAGGACCCCTATGCCTATGCACTGTTCGGGCAAGTTAGTCTATACATGGATAATCTGGATCAAGCCCTTCACTGGACCGAACAATCGCTTCAACGTGACCCGGAAAATGAATTAGCCTGGTTTGTTCGCAGCAATGCTTTTTATTCGATGGAAAATTGGAAAGCAGCCTTGGAATCGATTGCCGAAGGACAGCGAATTGATCCTTATGAACCACATTATTATTTCTTGCTGGCTAACATATACAATAAAACGAGAAGGTATGAAGAAGCCCGGGATTTGCTATTGAAAGGACTTGAAATCTCTCCTGAAAATTCATTGTATCTCGCTAATTTAAGCTATAACGAAGCGTTGTTGAATCATTTTGCCGAATCAAAAATGCTGGCTAATCAAGCTTTGCGGCTTGATGTCGAGTCTGATATGGTTTACTTATATTTGGCATGGTCAGCAGAAAGACGGAACGATTACGATGATTATCTGCTCATGCTCAAGAACGCGATTAGATTAGATCCTGAAGACAAACAAATTCGTCAGGAGTTTCTCGAAGGACTGCAAAAAAATTATAAATTTTATCGTATCATGCTTTTGCCGGGAAATATCTTGAAAAAGCTAAAGCCCTGGCAGGTTCTTCTCATTTGGATTGTGATTTGGATTGTCTTTAAGCCGCTCGTTATATTATTTATTATTCTTTATGTCGCGACGCACTGGATTACAAGGCTGCTCGTGCATGTAAAAGTGTTTGGCTGGAAACGAAGAAGGTGA
- a CDS encoding aminopeptidase has protein sequence MSGFEHHLDTYAELIVKIGVNVQQGQEVFVTGAVDQAALVRLVAGKAYEAGASNVHVEWTDDSLSRLKYEQAADEVFARYPEWETAKRNSFVERGAAFISIVSSSPDLLKGIDSGRISSFQKASGQGLQEFRRAIQSDKVSWTVVAAASKQWAAKVFPDAGEEEAAQKLWTAIFESVRLHAENPVKAWEEHNANLHSKGETLNQNRFHKLHYTAPGTDLTIELPEKHIWVAAGSTNINNIPFMANMPTEEVFTVPLKTGANGYVSSTKPLSYGGNIIDRFKLTFEAGRIVKVEAEEGQDILQKLVDIDDGAHYLGEVALVPHESPISQSNILFYNTLFDENASNHLAIGSGYAFNIEGGKSMSPEELAENGVNASITHNDFMIGSAEMDIDGITKDGKVVPIFRKGNWAI, from the coding sequence ATGAGTGGATTTGAACATCATTTAGATACGTATGCAGAGTTGATTGTAAAAATTGGAGTGAACGTACAGCAGGGCCAAGAGGTATTCGTTACAGGAGCTGTCGATCAAGCAGCACTCGTTAGACTTGTAGCCGGCAAAGCCTATGAAGCAGGCGCGAGCAACGTCCATGTGGAATGGACTGACGATTCATTGTCCAGATTAAAATATGAGCAAGCAGCAGACGAAGTATTTGCGCGTTACCCCGAATGGGAAACGGCAAAACGCAACTCCTTTGTGGAACGCGGAGCAGCATTTATCTCCATCGTTTCATCAAGCCCAGATTTGCTGAAAGGCATCGATTCAGGACGTATTTCCAGCTTCCAGAAGGCATCTGGCCAAGGCTTGCAGGAGTTCCGCAGAGCTATTCAATCGGATAAGGTGAGCTGGACAGTAGTTGCTGCAGCGAGCAAGCAATGGGCAGCGAAGGTATTCCCGGATGCAGGGGAAGAGGAAGCGGCCCAAAAGCTGTGGACAGCTATTTTTGAATCGGTTCGTTTGCATGCTGAGAACCCTGTCAAAGCGTGGGAAGAGCATAATGCGAACCTTCACAGCAAGGGCGAGACGCTCAACCAGAACCGTTTTCACAAATTGCATTATACGGCTCCTGGCACGGATCTTACGATTGAATTGCCAGAGAAGCATATTTGGGTCGCTGCAGGCAGCACGAACATTAACAACATTCCTTTCATGGCGAATATGCCGACCGAGGAAGTGTTTACAGTTCCGCTAAAAACAGGCGCAAACGGTTATGTATCCAGCACGAAGCCGCTAAGCTATGGCGGCAACATTATCGATCGTTTCAAGCTGACGTTTGAAGCCGGACGTATTGTGAAGGTAGAGGCTGAAGAAGGGCAAGACATCTTGCAGAAGCTCGTAGACATTGATGATGGCGCGCATTACCTAGGCGAGGTTGCGCTCGTTCCGCATGAGTCACCGATTTCACAGTCCAACATCTTGTTCTATAATACGTTGTTTGATGAGAATGCATCTAATCACCTGGCAATCGGCAGCGGTTATGCTTTCAATATTGAGGGCGGCAAGTCGATGTCACCTGAAGAGCTTGCTGAGAATGGCGTAAATGCCAGCATCACGCATAATGATTTTATGATCGGCTCAGCTGAAATGGATATCGATGGCATCACGAAGGATGGAAAGGTTGTCCCTATTTTCCGTAAAGGAAATTGGGCTATTTAA
- a CDS encoding sensor histidine kinase, translating to MNKWYQIFQKNTGLSPYVWVVFCILPFYFIFRSSSPYEAVSGIIMIILFFICYRLSFVSKGWLVYFWTSVQIIISIAMTLLFSYVYFSIFLAFFIGHIQNRAGFFTLYTIHIVSTFVTVNYGFATQNTLFFTQFPFILISLIVVILLPFNTYNKNKQGQLEGQLEDANKRISELVKLEERQRIARDLHDTLGQKLSLIGLKSDLAGKLMVKNPAQAQAEINDVRQTARTALKEVREMVTQMRGTRIEDEMFRVKQILKAAEIEFELVGELKLGTANLLTENVLSMCLKEAVTNVVKHSGATTCTVTIQSSRTELLLKVQDNGVGIPEEARNYGGHGLQGMKERLEFVNGSLDIISNDGATLIIKVPNVIKQM from the coding sequence ATGAACAAGTGGTATCAGATTTTTCAGAAAAACACAGGTCTAAGCCCATATGTGTGGGTCGTCTTCTGTATTTTGCCTTTTTATTTTATTTTTCGTTCGTCTTCCCCTTATGAAGCCGTATCCGGTATCATCATGATTATTTTGTTTTTTATTTGTTACCGGCTATCGTTTGTGTCTAAGGGCTGGCTAGTGTATTTCTGGACCAGTGTGCAAATTATTATATCGATTGCGATGACCTTATTGTTCAGTTATGTTTATTTTTCGATATTTCTAGCTTTTTTTATCGGACATATTCAGAATCGAGCTGGATTTTTTACTTTGTATACGATTCATATTGTCAGTACGTTCGTAACGGTCAATTACGGATTTGCTACACAGAACACGTTGTTTTTTACACAGTTTCCGTTCATACTCATCAGTCTCATCGTCGTTATTCTGCTTCCCTTCAACACGTACAACAAAAACAAGCAGGGGCAGCTCGAAGGGCAGCTTGAGGACGCGAATAAGCGGATATCGGAACTTGTAAAGCTTGAGGAGAGGCAGCGAATCGCACGTGATTTGCATGATACGCTGGGACAGAAGCTGTCGCTAATCGGTTTGAAGAGCGACCTCGCCGGCAAGCTGATGGTCAAGAACCCAGCGCAAGCCCAAGCGGAAATCAATGATGTTCGCCAGACGGCGAGAACCGCGCTTAAAGAAGTGCGGGAAATGGTTACGCAGATGCGCGGGACGAGAATTGAGGATGAAATGTTTCGGGTAAAGCAGATTTTGAAGGCTGCCGAAATTGAATTCGAGCTCGTGGGAGAATTGAAGCTTGGTACTGCGAATTTGCTCACTGAAAATGTTCTCAGCATGTGTTTGAAGGAAGCGGTAACGAATGTTGTCAAGCACAGCGGAGCAACGACGTGCACCGTAACGATTCAGTCATCGCGTACAGAGCTGTTGCTGAAGGTGCAGGACAATGGTGTAGGAATTCCTGAGGAAGCTAGAAACTATGGAGGCCATGGTCTTCAAGGCATGAAGGAGCGTCTTGAGTTCGTGAATGGAAGCCTAGATATCATTTCGAATGATGGAGCGACGCTCATTATTAAAGTGCCAAACGTTATTAAACAAATGTAA
- a CDS encoding ABC transporter ATP-binding protein produces the protein MLIVEGLTKLFRNGRGITDVSFTVNKGEVFGFLGPNGAGKSTTIRHIMGFMKPDHGRVSIKGLDTWAKQGTVQKFVGYLPGEIAFIEGMTGKAFLEFLSSMQRVDSSAKRRSLIERLQFDVNTPIRKMSKGMKQKVGIVAAFMHDPELIILDEPTSGLDPLMQQTFIELVLEEKAKGTTFLMSSHSFTEIERTCDRAAIIKDGKVMTVKNIHELQSMQRKLVEIVFEQATDAHLFVLSGTVPIESHDGRRVTVAVQGNYNELIRETAKYPIRSLDITAQNLEDVFMHYYDRKELA, from the coding sequence ATGTTAATCGTTGAGGGGCTGACTAAGCTTTTTCGGAATGGCCGCGGCATTACAGATGTGTCATTCACGGTAAACAAAGGTGAAGTGTTCGGTTTTTTGGGCCCTAATGGTGCAGGCAAATCGACGACTATTCGTCACATTATGGGTTTTATGAAGCCGGATCATGGACGCGTATCCATAAAGGGACTCGATACCTGGGCGAAACAAGGAACGGTGCAGAAGTTTGTTGGCTATTTGCCTGGGGAAATCGCTTTTATCGAAGGAATGACAGGAAAAGCTTTCCTTGAATTTCTCTCCTCTATGCAGAGAGTGGACAGCTCAGCCAAACGCCGGAGCCTAATCGAACGGCTGCAATTCGACGTCAACACGCCGATTCGGAAGATGTCCAAAGGCATGAAGCAAAAAGTCGGAATTGTCGCCGCATTCATGCATGATCCCGAATTAATCATTCTCGATGAACCTACCTCCGGTCTCGATCCTCTCATGCAGCAGACATTTATTGAGCTTGTTCTCGAAGAGAAGGCGAAAGGAACGACCTTTCTGATGTCTTCCCATAGCTTTACCGAAATCGAGCGAACCTGCGACCGCGCCGCCATAATAAAGGACGGGAAAGTGATGACCGTCAAAAACATACATGAGCTTCAGTCCATGCAGCGCAAGCTGGTTGAGATTGTTTTCGAGCAAGCCACAGATGCTCATCTGTTCGTGTTATCGGGCACAGTGCCTATCGAATCACACGATGGCAGACGGGTCACAGTCGCCGTGCAGGGCAATTATAACGAGCTGATTCGAGAGACGGCCAAATACCCTATTCGCAGTCTCGATATCACCGCACAAAATCTTGAGGACGTATTCATGCACTATTATGACCGGAAGGAGCTCGCCTGA
- a CDS encoding TetR/AcrR family transcriptional regulator, translating to MNGFERRKELIKEKIKKTVLDMLKTWEPKKIRIADIAAEAEVSQVTIYNYFGSKEALLSEVFKQFIDKSITDFETFIQGDHSLKEIIQYIVFVDKEAYRAFTPEFFTQFLIDDETNQYIEELYRTKGMPLVVQFVEEGKRKGEISKKVSTPTIIAYINMLKAQSHMFLDLAQQSEQVDDFLDEFIHLFFYGICSSEPESNS from the coding sequence ATGAACGGTTTCGAGAGAAGGAAGGAATTAATCAAGGAGAAGATTAAGAAGACGGTTTTAGACATGCTCAAGACGTGGGAGCCAAAAAAAATACGAATCGCCGATATTGCAGCGGAAGCTGAAGTATCTCAAGTGACGATTTACAATTATTTCGGCAGTAAGGAAGCACTGCTTAGCGAGGTGTTCAAACAATTTATTGATAAGAGCATTACCGATTTTGAAACATTCATTCAAGGTGATCACTCCTTAAAGGAGATCATTCAATATATCGTTTTTGTAGATAAGGAAGCTTATCGCGCCTTTACTCCTGAATTTTTCACACAGTTCCTGATTGATGACGAAACGAATCAATATATTGAAGAGCTTTATCGAACAAAGGGAATGCCGCTCGTCGTACAATTTGTAGAAGAAGGGAAAAGGAAGGGCGAGATCTCGAAGAAGGTTTCGACTCCGACCATTATCGCTTATATCAATATGCTAAAAGCGCAATCCCACATGTTCCTTGATTTGGCGCAGCAAAGCGAACAAGTAGACGATTTTCTTGATGAGTTTATTCATCTCTTCTTTTATGGTATTTGCAGCTCTGAACCAGAGTCTAATTCGTAG
- a CDS encoding nicotinate phosphoribosyltransferase yields the protein MSYTNLTLHTDKYQINMMYAHWLQGSKDERVVFEAYFRKLPFNNGFAVFAGLERIVEYIQSLHFGEEEITYLRTQEENYKEEFLDELRSFRFTGNIYSVEEGTLVFANEPLFCVEARVFEAQLIETAILNMMNYQTLIATKAARIKQVAPDDVLLEFGTRRAQEADAAVWGARATYIAGFHATSNMRAGMLFGIPAKGTHAHSWVQGHDTEEEAFRAYAESLPDYVTLLVDTYNTLKSGVPNAIKIAHMLESQGKRMNAIRLDSGDLAYLSQMARKMLDEAGLPYVNIVASSDLDEAIISNLKSQGAKIDVWGIGTKLITAADQPSLGGVYKLVAREKNGSYEPVIKISANPEKISTPGFKQLYRIINTSTGKAEADYITLRDEQHVNRGERIKLFDPVHSYIHKFITHYEAITLLKPIFVDGELVYDMPSLDQIRSYHKGQFELFWPQYLRKLNAEAYRVNLSEATWELKRELIQKHQQ from the coding sequence ATGAGTTATACAAATTTGACACTTCATACAGATAAGTACCAAATAAATATGATGTACGCGCATTGGCTGCAAGGAAGCAAAGATGAGAGGGTTGTATTCGAGGCGTATTTCCGAAAGCTTCCCTTTAATAACGGCTTTGCTGTATTCGCAGGTTTGGAGAGAATTGTGGAATACATTCAATCTCTTCATTTCGGAGAAGAGGAAATTACATATTTGCGTACGCAAGAAGAGAACTACAAAGAGGAGTTTCTTGATGAGCTGCGTAGCTTCAGGTTTACAGGCAATATTTATTCGGTAGAGGAAGGAACGCTCGTTTTTGCGAATGAACCATTGTTCTGCGTTGAGGCACGCGTATTTGAAGCACAGCTCATAGAAACGGCTATCCTCAATATGATGAACTATCAGACGTTGATCGCGACGAAGGCTGCTCGAATTAAGCAGGTTGCTCCAGATGACGTATTGCTTGAGTTCGGAACGAGGCGTGCGCAAGAGGCAGATGCAGCGGTTTGGGGAGCAAGAGCTACTTATATTGCGGGCTTCCATGCGACGTCTAATATGAGGGCTGGCATGCTGTTTGGCATTCCTGCCAAAGGCACGCATGCCCATTCTTGGGTGCAGGGGCATGATACGGAGGAGGAAGCATTTCGAGCTTATGCGGAATCGCTGCCTGACTATGTAACTCTGCTGGTAGATACGTACAACACGCTCAAAAGCGGAGTTCCCAACGCGATTAAGATCGCCCATATGCTAGAGAGCCAGGGTAAACGAATGAATGCGATCCGCCTTGATAGCGGCGATTTAGCGTATTTATCACAAATGGCGCGGAAAATGCTCGATGAAGCTGGCCTGCCTTATGTGAATATCGTTGCCTCCAGTGACTTGGACGAAGCTATTATTTCTAACCTAAAGTCGCAAGGCGCAAAGATTGATGTATGGGGTATCGGTACGAAGCTGATTACCGCAGCGGATCAGCCTTCACTCGGGGGTGTGTACAAGCTTGTTGCGCGTGAGAAAAACGGCAGTTACGAGCCGGTTATCAAAATTTCAGCTAATCCAGAGAAGATATCGACACCGGGTTTCAAGCAGCTTTACCGAATCATTAACACATCAACTGGAAAAGCAGAAGCAGATTATATTACGCTGAGAGATGAGCAGCATGTAAACAGGGGAGAGCGAATTAAACTGTTTGACCCAGTTCATTCTTATATCCATAAATTTATTACTCATTATGAGGCGATAACATTATTAAAGCCGATTTTTGTAGATGGCGAATTAGTATATGATATGCCGAGCTTAGATCAAATTCGAAGCTATCATAAGGGACAATTTGAACTATTTTGGCCGCAATATTTGCGTAAGCTCAATGCGGAAGCGTACCGCGTTAATTTAAGTGAAGCGACGTGGGAGCTAAAGCGGGAATTGATACAGAAGCACCAACAATAG
- a CDS encoding S-layer homology domain-containing protein: protein MKRREKAVLIWLTICLMTFSFVMPAAAAEISKDKYTYSISKKSGEVKETLTFNDLGDVYKDVTITSILVPEKAVLNYTAKVDTSVVVFGYSLVNGVLVSSPVPWTINGKKELVNALPANTTGTVTFEYGVPYYELFILDEATGDRASYFFKIDTSAAVGDQPDAWAKIEVDEAISAGLIPAELQNNYKKLITRADFAKIIIRLLEVEKSQTIDEILAEKQVVLSDNPFTDTKVKEVVAAYLMGIVKGKGNGKFDPSGSITRQEAAVMLTNTAKVLGYKVPADASAFADNSIIASWAKPSVDFVSMHDVMKGIGNNKFSPKGTYTRQQAYITIMRLDIVLK, encoded by the coding sequence ATGAAAAGAAGGGAAAAAGCTGTTTTGATATGGCTGACAATCTGCTTAATGACGTTTTCATTCGTAATGCCAGCTGCTGCAGCTGAGATTTCGAAGGATAAGTATACATATTCGATTTCGAAGAAATCGGGCGAAGTGAAAGAGACGCTAACGTTCAACGATCTAGGAGATGTATATAAGGATGTTACAATTACTTCGATTCTCGTTCCAGAAAAAGCAGTTCTTAACTATACAGCAAAGGTTGATACTAGCGTTGTTGTATTTGGTTATAGCTTGGTAAATGGTGTTTTGGTTTCGAGTCCAGTACCTTGGACGATAAACGGCAAGAAGGAGCTCGTAAATGCTTTACCCGCTAATACGACGGGAACAGTAACCTTTGAGTATGGCGTTCCCTATTATGAATTGTTCATCTTAGATGAGGCAACAGGCGACAGGGCAAGCTACTTCTTTAAGATTGACACGAGTGCAGCAGTAGGCGATCAACCTGATGCTTGGGCAAAGATAGAGGTAGATGAAGCGATATCAGCCGGGCTCATTCCAGCGGAGCTGCAAAACAACTACAAGAAGCTAATCACACGTGCAGATTTTGCGAAAATTATTATTAGACTGCTTGAAGTGGAGAAAAGCCAAACGATTGATGAAATTTTAGCAGAAAAACAAGTTGTCCTGAGCGATAATCCATTTACGGATACGAAGGTTAAAGAAGTAGTAGCTGCTTATTTGATGGGTATCGTCAAAGGTAAAGGAAATGGGAAGTTTGATCCGAGCGGAAGCATCACGAGGCAAGAAGCAGCGGTCATGCTTACGAACACAGCCAAGGTGCTTGGCTATAAGGTTCCAGCTGACGCTTCGGCATTTGCAGACAACAGCATCATAGCAAGCTGGGCTAAGCCGAGCGTTGATTTTGTGTCGATGCATGATGTCATGAAAGGCATTGGAAACAATAAATTTAGCCCAAAAGGCACGTATACGCGTCAACAAGCTTATATAACGATTATGAGGCTGGATATTGTGCTTAAATAA
- a CDS encoding response regulator transcription factor, whose translation MIRIVIAEDQRMLLGALASLLDLEEDMKVVGRASNGEHAISLVHEHKPDICIMDIEMPAKTGLDAAEELKGQGCKVIILTTFARSGYFERALKAGVSGYLLKDSPSEELANSIRSVMAGRRIFASELVDEAYGQENPLTEREKEVLVLVADGKNTKEIASELFITTGTVRNYISVILDKLDVSNRIEAITRFKEKGWFK comes from the coding sequence ATGATCAGAATCGTCATTGCCGAGGATCAGCGCATGCTGCTGGGCGCCCTCGCTTCCTTGCTTGACTTGGAAGAGGATATGAAGGTCGTCGGAAGAGCAAGCAATGGAGAACATGCCATAAGTCTTGTGCATGAGCACAAGCCTGATATTTGTATTATGGATATTGAAATGCCGGCCAAGACTGGGCTTGATGCTGCTGAGGAGCTGAAGGGACAGGGCTGCAAGGTCATTATTTTGACGACATTTGCAAGATCCGGTTACTTTGAGCGTGCTCTCAAAGCGGGAGTTAGCGGCTATTTGCTCAAGGACAGCCCAAGCGAGGAGCTTGCAAATTCGATTCGCAGCGTGATGGCTGGACGACGGATCTTCGCATCGGAGCTTGTAGATGAGGCATACGGACAAGAAAATCCGTTAACAGAGCGTGAGAAGGAAGTGCTTGTGCTCGTAGCAGACGGGAAAAACACGAAGGAAATTGCAAGCGAGCTGTTTATTACGACAGGTACCGTTCGCAACTATATATCTGTCATTCTTGATAAGCTTGACGTCAGCAACCGCATCGAGGCAATTACTCGGTTTAAAGAAAAGGGCTGGTTCAAATAA
- a CDS encoding ABC transporter permease subunit, with translation MMKINLKGISNYAFGSAFYILLMFWLYPGIAQNTGALNELMSALPEGIVNAFGVQSGFGSMEAFISGEYYGLILPLLLSIFSIMLSTGLMARLVDQGSMAYLLSTPTSRQRIAVTQASVLVAGLLLIMIVTTAAGFIGYALFIGDRYEFDGSRFILLNVIAWMLFFAIGGISFFISALSSDEKKALGISGVTTFGMFGFDMLGKISENIEWLRFVSLFSLYRPSELASGGGNPILASVILFLIGLAGFMAGIITFSKRDLPL, from the coding sequence ATGATGAAGATCAATCTTAAAGGAATAAGCAACTACGCCTTCGGCTCGGCCTTCTATATTTTGCTCATGTTCTGGCTGTATCCCGGCATCGCGCAAAACACAGGAGCACTTAACGAGCTTATGTCGGCTCTGCCCGAGGGAATCGTCAATGCTTTTGGCGTTCAATCCGGCTTCGGGAGCATGGAGGCCTTCATCTCTGGAGAGTATTACGGACTCATTTTGCCTCTTCTGCTCTCTATATTCAGCATCATGCTGTCTACGGGCCTAATGGCAAGGCTGGTGGATCAAGGCTCCATGGCTTATCTGCTGTCCACACCGACATCTCGACAGCGTATCGCCGTAACGCAAGCAAGTGTACTCGTCGCTGGACTGCTGCTGATTATGATCGTTACGACAGCTGCTGGTTTTATTGGCTATGCCTTGTTTATCGGTGATCGATACGAATTTGACGGTTCCCGCTTCATTTTATTGAATGTCATCGCATGGATGCTGTTCTTCGCAATAGGCGGCATTTCCTTCTTCATTTCTGCTCTCTCCAGCGACGAGAAGAAAGCACTAGGCATCTCGGGGGTTACTACGTTTGGCATGTTCGGATTCGATATGCTCGGCAAAATCAGCGAGAATATAGAATGGCTCCGTTTCGTCTCCCTCTTTTCATTATATAGGCCGAGTGAACTCGCGAGCGGCGGCGGTAACCCGATACTAGCCTCGGTCATTCTCTTTTTGATCGGTCTTGCTGGCTTTATGGCAGGCATCATCACATTCAGCAAACGAGATTTGCCATTGTAA